The Capricornis sumatraensis isolate serow.1 chromosome 11, serow.2, whole genome shotgun sequence DNA segment AGTACAGCCTTTATAAAGTTAAAGGATAATATATTTGAGTTGAAAACAAGCCAGGGTACACATAAAACAAATGCCAGTGAATTCATCGGGCAACAGAGTCATTGAGTCTGCTGGAGATGGTGTCTGAGGGGGTAAGTTACCTGcagaattagttttaaaaaacaaaatagggtCATTTTTGCAAAACTCATATCTGAAGGAAATAATTGGCAGATTACATTTTAGGAAACCACAACAGAATATGTTCAGTTTTGGATTTTCTCAGGGCGCGTGTTTGCGAATACTGACGTGTTACATGTGTCTTTGTCAGCAGTTGGTGGCACGGCCTTCCAGCATGGACCACATGGTGGCCCCTGTCACTGGTGGCGACACTGGGATCCGCAGAGCGGAGATCAAGCAAGGGATCCGAGAAGTCATCTTGTGTAAGGACCAAGACGGGAAGATCGGGCTCAGGCTGAAATCCATAGACAATGTAAGCGCTTTCATTACTCTTGTCTGATTAGCTGTTATGTGACCCAGttacaatttaaaatgtaaatccttTAATGAAGTGTAATGGTGCTCTCTGATCAAGACTACTTTTAATCTGCTTTTCCACGTGAGATGCTACCCTGTTCtgaagaggcagagctgggacttgagCATTACCCAAGATGAATTTTTTCTGAGTCCTTTTTCTGGAATAAAGTTCACTAGTCTGCGTGTATTATAACATAGTTCATACAAGGAGAATGCTGGCATTGAAATAGGGTAACGTGTGGAAGTTAAGACTGATAGGTGAGGGTCAGTGGTCTTgtgtatttttaaactaaaagagGATCATGTGACTTGTAATGTGGTTTTGGGTTTGTTATTTCCATCCTTGAATTTGACTTTCATggggcattttccaggcaacagtgacTTTCTAAAGTACATTACTTTACCTCTCACCTTTCCAGATGGAAGAAACGAAACCTGGTTACTCTGTGGGGAAGCACTTAGGATCACTAAGGAGGTGCTGAGTCTTTACCCTGATTTGTGGGTTTCCAAGTTAATTTATTGGGCTTCTTTTCAGTCTTTGGTCTCATAGCTCAGCGCATCCAGCTTTTGCATGTAGAAGATGTGGCGCCTGGCGGAAGATGTTTGAGGCCAGTCCCGggccccacctgcctccccagagGCTGAGGGCATTGTGTCTTTGCACACTTGTGGCTTGTGTGAGACCCTCATTGAGTGTGCTGCTCTGGGATGCTCGCACTTCACTGCCCTCTCTACATCCTAGAGAGAGACCACACTCTCCCCAGCTCCACCCCTGCAGCAGTTATCCTTGCAGTGGTTTGTCCAGTGGCCGAAGCTTGTAGGTGTGGCCACTCTGCTGGGTGCTGCCCTCAAGTACAGGATACGCAGCACCGAATCTGAGGCAGCTCAGGACGGAGAAGGGGTGCAACCTGTGGTTGCTTTCATCTCTTACCTGGCACATGCCTTTTATACTTGGCTTGTTTATAGTGTTCAGCATCTGAAATTTAGTTTACATGAGTAAAAATATCCTGTGGGTTTAGTTCTCAGTTACCTGTACTTGAGTTCTCTGTATTTACCTCGTAGATTTTTAAGAACGGGGGTTGTATTCCGTGTACCCACCTTTTTAGGCTGTTTAATAGTAGTGATTATGTGTAATTTAGCAAGCGGGTAAAGGAATTCTTCACTCAAAAGGTAAGCTTCTGACCTTAACCTATCACTTTTCTTAAATGAAACTTCCAACACTTTACTGTCTTTCCCCCTAAATAATGACCAGGTGCAGTAATACCTGTTTGGTATTCTATCAGACTCATGGAACCTTACATTTCTTACAGTaatctgactttattttccttagTTTTTTTATTCCAAGGTAGAGGGGGTGATGGAAGTTGGTCAGGTGAGTCATGATGTGAGCTAGAAATTACCACTCAGATCTTCCTGTTGCCTTGATAGcattttcagtttccttcttGGGAGTAATGAAACACACTTGTgtagttttcccttttttaaaaaaaaattaccagagTAGCTGCCTAAACAGTTGGTTCCTGATTTTCCAGCACTTACTTAGTGATTTCCATCCTCCAGGGTATATTTGTTCAGCTTGTCCAGGCCAATTCTCCATCCTCCCTGGTGGGCCTGCGGTTTGGGGACCAGGTACTGCAGATAAACGGCGAGAACTGTGCTGGCTGGAGCTCGGACCGGGCGCACAAGGTGCTCAAACAGGCTTTCGGAGAGAAGATCACCATGACCATTCGGGACAGGTGAGCCAACTAAACGCCACATGTGGACATTCAGGActagttttccattttcttaggGTTTTGAGATTCTGGAAATACAGCATTTTGTTGCAGAAAATAATCAAATGTTATTgattagttttatatttatactGTTGTAGTTCTGTGTTGCTTTCACTTTCTTACatagtttgactttttaaaaacagtattctGGTTTTGCATACACCTTATTTCAGAGCTTACAGAAGTTTGTCCTTTGAGAAGTTCCTTTCCTGTCTTAATCAGTTTCTCTGGAAAATGAAAGGTAACAGCAACAAGTGTCTGGACTTTGCCCCTGGTTTCCTGCTCAGAGTGGATACATGGGGGCCTAGCAGTTCCCAAAACCCAGCCTGGCCTTCTGGGTGGCTGAGGCTCGAGTGCTTGGTGGGAGCATCATCTTTAGCTCGTTTATAATGGAACTTGTGGTACCTGTGCTGTGGACACCACCACCTTCTTGGCCACGCAGGGGTTGAGGGGCAGACCTTGCAACACATTTTTAGCTTTGGCATTTTTGTTCAGATCGGTTCAACTGGCTTTTATCTACCTTTGTGTTTTCGCTTTGAATAATACATGGTAGGTATTAAGTAAACATTTTGCAGACAAATGGCACTTTTGCTCTTATGTGAGCAAAGTTTCAAAAAGTAACTTGGATCACCAGGAAGACATGGCTGCTGTGAACTTTATAATGTAAAATTCGTATTTATTTTGCACATGAAACATGTGCAGTAACAGGTTGTCAGTGCTCAGAGTGGATGCCATCTTTCTGAAGCTCCTCCCTTTCTAAGGGACTGGGAGCTTCCGTCTTACTGCTGCAGCAGCAAAAATACCTTTGTAAAGTTTTCAAAATCAAGATGTGAGAAATATTACAAAGGTTCTAAGTATTTCCTAAGAAAAATTAAGCTCCAGGAAATActaaaaagttaattcatttttaacaCTGATTTTTGTTCAAATGTAATGTTAATGTAAAGGAAAAAGCACATTGATAAACTGCATGAAGCATTGTGTTAATTCTTTGATtcttaaaagaaggaaatcttgatTAGTCCAGCCATAATGGagagaatttttaaacttttacacaAGATGTACATACCAAGTCAAatagttttgaaataatttatggtAACAAAGTATCCAGTACAACATAATGGAAATCCATTGACATGTTTACCTTGGAATTACAATTTTAATTGAAACTGTTATGCTCACAGGCCCTTTGAACGGACAATTACCATGCATAAGGACAGTACTGGACACGttggctttgtttttaaaaatggaaaaatcacatCCATTGTGAAAGACAGTTCTGCAGCTAGAAACGGTCTTCTCACGGAACATAACATCTGTGAGGTCAACGGACAGAACGTCATCGGACTGAAGGTCAGAGCAGAACTTACGTCATGTTGTTTAGTTTTGGAAGTCTCTTTTTCATTTGTCTGTTGGGGTGGTGCTGTTAGTGACCAAAATGGAGACATTCTTTGTCGCGCTGGCTGTGCCCTCATGTTACATCTAGAATTGTGGCCTCTGTACCGGGGGTTAGGGTGAGATCTCTGAAGTCCCTTGAACTAGAATTCTGTGAATACCTGGGCAGTGAAGATGTTGATGAGATCCTGAATGAATGGTTGCTTTTTTGTCCAATTGCTTTTTTCAGTCCAGGGGTTGTAGGAAAAATATGAGTAATAGTTTATGGCCAAATTAGTACTTCATTTTTATGGTTTATGCCCTCTACAAATTCCTAAATAGAACTATTTTGAGGTCTAAAGGTTTTCATTAAGAATTAATGTTAGCAGAGGGGATGTGGTAATATTGTATATGGGGGCAATTATTTAATCTCTAGAAAAAGAATGCTATGTTGGCTAATATATTCAACGTAGTTTACTTAGTTTTGTTGCCACTGATGAAGTTGTGATTCTAATGAATTAAAACTTgctaaagaaactggaaaaaatttaaatagtagGAGTCAGGATTTTAGAGACATTAGCAAAACCTCAgaacatatatatttctttaccAAGAATAActtagttttatatttaatagaGCCTCTCagaattttcattgttttccacAGGACTCTCAAATTGCAGACATATTGTCCACAGCTGGAAATATAGTGACTATTACAATCATGCCTGCTTTTATCTTTGAACACATTATTAAACGGTAAGTAGAGAATTCTTTGACTTCATTCTGTGCGCATGTGATTTCATAGAGGCTCTGTACTTTAATTCTCAAGCTTCTCAAACCTTTGGTTCTTTAGTGGATGACATTGGCATTATTCAGAAATTTgaagtatttaaattatttacattttggaAGTCCTCAGGAGTGAGGGCTGGAAGCTgaggagaaagataaaaacagGGGTGGCTGGGGCTGTCTGCACGGTAGCATCTTATATTCTGTCCTGGCTCAGCCAGCACAGTCCTTTCAGTATCTACATGAAagataaatgatatttaaaacattaaaagatgTAACTCCTGTAATGGAATGTTTGTTTACCCAGAAGCTGGAATAGAATGCAGCTAGCTCCTTTTGGGGGTTGTTGTGGGGAGAATTGTCAGGACTAATCCATGAAGAGCTCACTTGTCTTAAATCAGTGAtagcctccccaccccatcccacccccaccaaaaaaaaaaaaaacccacacatatTTCCCTCTAGTTCATAGCATTAATAGCATTGTCTTTTTTAACCATTCAGCCTTAACATACAAGGATTGAAGGACTTACCTGTATCTTACTGGCCAGGATAGATAGCTTATTTGCAATCAGCTAGATTACCTGAGACCCTTAGAGCTGAACTCATTAAAAAACCTGCTCTATTCCCACTTGATGCTAACAGTACTGagtttgaattagagttttcttgaATCATTGtagcaattttgaaaaaagaaacccaACCCTCAGTATCTAATAAAAGTAACTGTCTTGTAGGATGGCGCCAAGCATTATGAAAAGCTTGATGGATCACACCATTCCTGAGGTTTAGAAGTCACGGCACAGTGGAAACTTCCCGGAAGTTCTTCCGTTTACGTCTTGGGCAACTGACCTTTCTATTATGCACATGAAGCTTTCTAGGAGCCAGCGAGCATATGCTGCATGAGGACTTCCTGTCTTACAGTAGGGCTGGGGATCTTACTGTTCGATCCAGTGTATCTTGTTCAGACATCAAGATAGTTGTAGCCTTACCCTGGTTTTACAGTTGAAAAGACTTTTACAGACTAGCTTCTTTACTGGAAACCTGATGCTTTCACAAGCCTTGTGAGTAGGATGACTGCGACAGGCTCAGCTCTGTTAGAAGCGTCACCTTGATAGAGAGCAGTGCTTAGTTCTGTGCTGTGTTTGCATTTTTACTGTGTCACCATAGTGcatttagaattattttccttCAGTTCTGTAACACCAGCTAAGTAACACTGGTTTCATTCCATGTAAGCATTATTAGACAGTGTGTAGCTGCAAGAGACTTATTGATTGTCATTACATTTTATCTACCTTCACTTAATACGCTTAAACTGTCGCCTTAACTAAGTTAAGCATCTAGAATAAAAGCCAAAATGTAATGATTGCTGCCTTCCTAAACCCAGACGCAGTTCTGCATTCACCTGAGATGTACACTAGCCCTGCGCAGTCTTGACAGTACATCCCAAGCTAGCACAGCTGCTGACTTGCATTTGAGATTTTCTAGTCTTTCCTTGTGTAAAATGGGAACTTCTTTCTTCTAAAAGTAACTGATATCACTTTTTGAGAAATGAAGCActatatatttaatgtaaaaattCTTGTACTAAATAGAATGAACCTTGACTCCTCTTTTCATGTGTAGATTAAGTGGGCTAAGACCTGATTGTGGCATTTACACAGTATGTAACCTAGCTGCCCCAGGACGGTCTTAGGACACTGTCCTGGTCATATGTTCCATTTCCTGCCTCTTCCCTGCTCACAGAATGACACATTATCCtgatttttttccatctctttggcTTATGCCtattctattttaattaaaaatgtataaataaagttAAGTTCTAGTCTGTCTGTCATTGCATCATTTGAAAATGTCAGGCTTGTAGGAGGGTCCTCTCCCAGAGTGGCCAACACCCAGGAGCCTGGGGCAAGCCTTCTATGCTGAGACGCCCTGCGTGTCCAGAGAAGTACCTTCAGCCTGGAAGCCCAGACACACTGGAGGCCGAGCAGTGGGGCCTCAACGAGCCTATCGATTCTCCTGGCGACACCCAAGCCATGTTTAACATTCAGGATACACCAGTggtttttaaataacagaaaaatctTACCTCGCATGCTTTCTGTGGTTCAGAGGTTGAATACAAAATAATTAGTGCTACTGATTCATGGCTTATCTTGTGTGGAATTCAGAAAAGCCAACCAACTCAGCTTTTTCAGCGATGTTCTTCCTCGTTATCTGTCTGGACTTGGCTCTGAAGATAGTTCCAGAAGTACAGGGTTACATAGTACTAAGGATGGTTTTCTAGAAGGATCGACATTTGAAGTACCTAGTAGTTTGTGCTAAgtcatttaaataaagaaaatgagaatttcattacagaaaaatatttttaatgtcataGAAAAGATGAGCATTTAACAGCCATAATGAAATAAACCGTTCCTATACACAGTAAACTGTTATAAGAACTGCTAATCCTTGCCCAGGTTCTCAGAATCTGGGGCCAGCAGGTTATAGAAAGTGACCACTCCATGAAAACACACATCCCCAATCCAGCAGGCATGCCGCAAGTGTGTCAATTAGATAGGGTGACTTGGCAACAGCGGAGAATACTCAGGTTTTCTTGCAAAGTCCTTAAACTGTTCAGTGCTTTCGGGAGGTCGCCCCCAGCTGGTTTAGTTATCTTTCAGCTGCTCGCTCTCACCCAGACTTGCTTTCTGATCGTCAGCACCCTGGGACAACCGCCTGCCTCACAGATGTTCCTTCCCCAAATCTCCCACGTCTTCATCCGCCTTAGAGGATGACAACTAACAGCTTTCAATGAAGTCACCATGATTTATAAAGTCTAAAACCACAAATTTCTCATGTGGTGAAATTTGTAATTACTATAATTGCACATTCACCAATTCCTTTAAAAGTTTGGTTTAAAAGTACATTAAATAGAGTTCAAAAACATTCAAGGAAAAGGCACTTAATACTGCAACTTCCAGAACATAATTTGTCTGTCTTCCCCTCCTGTGATGACGTTGCTACACTGTTCGTTCATCCACATACATGTCACGGCACCTGCGAGGAGAGAGACGCGGTTAGGGGTGAGCTGCCCAGCTGGCACCACGTCGTCTTGTCCTATGAAGCAATCTTTGCCTGAACTCAAGTGCTTAGGACAAGGAACTTGGGAAGACTAGGAAACCATGTAGATGTAATGCTACAGCCAAAACAGCTGGGAATCACAGATGTGTAACGGTACAAATACTACACCTACAGCAAGTTAGGAATCAGATGAGAGGGACGAGTGGGGAACTGGTGTGAGAGTGCTGATTTCCGTTTCTATCAGGTGAGCGGAGGAAGGCAGGCATAGACCTCACTTGAATGTACAATGTTGAAATAACCACACACAACAGTGACAATGGGAAGAGGGTGGAGGTGGGCTGTCAACAGTTACTTGTAAACATCTACACAACAATTCACTGTCCTCCAAATGCTCAAAGGGAAAACATGGAAATGTAAGAAAACTTAAGAAGCCAACAGGCAGaaggacacagacatacacaagAACACATCCTTGGGTAATAGACACCAGGTCACCAGCTGGAGAAGTCCTCCAAGGAGGGGACCTGGGAGGTGGAAGCCACTGGGAGCAAGACTGTTTTCTCTGTAAtttgttactttctttttcttggtgacaaggcatgcaggatcttggttcaaTGCctggaccaggcattgaacctgtgccccatgtGGCAGAaccaccaagtcctaaccactggacgccAGGGAAGttgcctgttttttaaaaacttttgggtcttagttgcagcatgtgggctctaattccctgaccaggaatcgaacctgggccctctgcgtTCTCTTAGCCACCGAACCACTAAGAAAGttgcttttttatatatataatacaataaaaaCTGTATGCATGTGTTAAAATCTACACCTTTTACTTTTTTGTCCTCTCTATGTAGAAGTTAATGTAAAAACTTTCCATTTTGGAGTCAAATGTCTGCCACCACAGATCTAAATCCTGAAAGAACCAAGAGATTCAGGTGGCCAGGCTGGCCAGGATCTGGAGGGGAATGTTCACAGCACAGAGGCCCCGGGGGCTTGTAACCTGAGAAGAGCGTGGCCACTGGTGGGAAAGGAGGGGCTGGAGCACGTAGggagaagaggcaggtcagcAGCAGACAGCTTACCCGCGTGGCCCTGGATCCTCTTGCTGACCCTTCCCCCGAGGAGGTCCCAGACGAGCAGCTCCCCAGACTGACTGCCAGATACGACGGAGCTTCCATCCCAGAGAATGCACCTGCAAGAAGGATTTGGAAGTCATCCCTCGTCAGGAAGGAAGGACTAGACCAGGCCCAGTGTGGTGACTGTGAGCCTGTCTGTAGAAGTCTTCATCGTGAGTAACCCGAGTACCTCTGGGGCTCGTCCGCAGTCAGAGATGAGATGAGCATTCCTGTCTGTACGTCGATGACGTTCAGACGGCTGTCGGCTCCTGTGCTCAGGACGTGGCGACTGTCTGCAACGTGGGGCGGGACAGGGTGCAGGTTACAGCTTTAGATCATCTGAGATTTCATTTCTGAGTCCAGGAGCCCAATGTTCACATGAGTTACTTGCATTAACCAATGAGGACCATCCTCTCTGTGAAAAGCTTCTGTGTTTAAGGCACTGGCCTGATGACCCTTTGGTGTGAATTCATAAATTAATTTCTCCAGTGATTTGAGCAACTAACAAGAATATGATACAGCTTTTCTAATAGGAACACATGCCATATGCACTGTGTTCTCCCATGAAGCAGCCTTAACCCACAGGCAAAACCCCTTTTATCAGCAAATAGCATTTttgtcgtttagttgctcagtcatgtctaactatttgtgaccccatggactgtagccagccaggctcctctgtccatgggattctccaggcaagaatactggagtgggtggccatttccttctccagtggaatcttcctgacccagggatcaaacctgcatctcctgcattggcaggctgattctttaccactgagcctccggGAAAACTGTTTTTACATTCTTATTTATTTCAAAGTAGTAATTCCAGTTCCCCTGGTATCTGTATTAAAAAAGGATGCTACCTGGGCTGAAAGCACTGTCGCCTACAGTCCCCTCATGACATGGAATCTGGTGTAACAGGGTGGCCGTGGTGAGGTCCCAGATGGTCACTGTGCCTTCCTTGGTGCCTGAGGCCAGCAGTGTGCCGGCAGCGTTCAAACTGATCGTAtccacctggagaaggaagcacATGCGGTATTCTGTCAGAACCACGGTCATGAAGCTGTGTTTCTCAGCCCGTTCTTTCAGCACCACCTATTGCGCGATGGTTCATTTACAAGTGAAATCTTCATAGGCCAGTGACTACAATGAAGTGTTAACTGGAAAACGCTGTTTGACAAAGAGCCTAAAATCGACGGACTCAGAATAGTGACTCCATGTGCGACAAGTGGCAGGGCATGCCAGGCTGCCTGAAGCACAGGGGCTCTGTGAGGATGTGGGGGGCTTGGGGGAACTGGGGGATCTCAAGGTTGGCTAAACTACATCCTGTATAAATATTCCTCAACCCTGGTTATTCTGCTGACCGTGAAGATCAGGCAACAGTTCACAGCCTAGAGGGAAGACAATACCACAGGCACAGTGCCAGAGGCAGCCGTGCCCGCGAGGAGACAGACTGAGTGAAGAGGACATGGTGCCAGCTGAGTTCTGCCCCTGCTGTGAGCACCGGGCCGTGTAGACACGTCAGTGTCCTCACACTAGACAGAATGCTCCTTCCACTTAAGGTGTCAGAAAACACATCCAGCTGCCCAAATAGTTTGAGGGTACCCATATATTCAATGTCATGCTCAGAAATTGGTCTTGTGGAAACCTGGCTGGAGGGCAGCCAATTCTCAAACAGCAAAACAGGGAAAAAGAGGCACAGTGGACTAGGAAACCCAAAGGGTCAACTTGAAGAACTGACAGCCCCCATGCTCTCCTGCAATGAGCAAAATAAAAGATGAGCAAGCCAAGAACGTGCTTCCCCCGGTGGTTTCTGCTGCGCCCAGGTACTCACGCTGACATCGTGCTCCAGCTCAGCCAGCAGCTCAAAGTGCTGTTTCCTGGCACACGGCATCTCTGCGGGGACCCCGGACCACACCTGGGATGGGACGCATTGCAGAACACTTCCTTTAAGAGCACTGCTAACACACGCAGCAAACACTCTTCTGACTGACCAACTCCCACTTAACAGCTCCCAGCAGAACGAAGCGTCTTAAGGCTGTTTCTCTGCCCCGTGCCTGCACTCTTAATTCTGCCACCCATGCTTCCTAAGGGTCCGCTGTGCCCGGGTCTGCTCCACCCCTTGCACTTACTGTTGTGACTTAAGTTCTCTGTGAACTAAAACTGAAGTGCAGAAGTGCAGTCATGTCTATTAAGGTTtcaagtgctcagtcgtgtctgactctttgcaaccccgtggactgcagcccgccaggctcctctgtccatgggattctccaggcaagaatgctggagtgggttgccatgcccttctccagggaatcttctcgacccagggatggaacccacgtctctcatgtctcctgcattggcaggtgtattctttaccactagcaccacctaggaagctccaTTAAGGTTTTGAGAAAACTCAAAAAGGCAAGTTGCCAAAAAAATTTACTGACATTACATGTAGGCAAGAAAATTTACCAACAAAAGTGCCCCCTCTGGGGGAAGCAGAAATGATGAAAAACTTGAAGGAATTCTAATGGCTTGAGATTCTTGCTTTCTGTTTACATAAAAGCAGACTGGAAACCAAGGATGATGAATGTGTTGTGGTTCATGCAGCAAAGTTGTGCAAGATTTCAGAGAAAAGGCCAAGTGTGGTCCTGCGTCAGTAATGGTGACAAGTGTGTCTGTATTTTTCAACGATTCTCCacttattttgatattttctgaTTCACTGGTCAACTGCTAGTTCCACAGTTGCATGAGCTCAGATGGGCCGCTGAGTGTTTCTCTAATGAACCACTCGACCCCTAGTGGAGCACATAGGGCAAGCTCAGGAAAACATCTTCCCACACTGCACACTAAACACACGAAGGTAATAACCTCCCGTATCCTTCCATATCACTCTCACTTTATGAAAGGCAGTGAAAAAGTGACTGAACACATCAACAGCAGGGAGGTGAATGGCTTATACTATTTATATTATCCAAACATTTTAATctagaaattatatataaacCTTCACAGTAGAGTCCCACGATGCAGAATACAGCCTGTTGTCATGCCAACAGATCTTACTAACAGCATCATCATGTCCCATTAATGTGTCCTGGCGTCTTCCAAATGCTATGGAATAAAAATAGCTAAAAGATAATGAGAATTATTAAGACAGCATTCCAGCTCAACGTTAAGAttcttaaatacattttcaagaAGCATTAGATTGTTTAATTCTACGCTCACTAAGGCCCACTGGAATTACAAATCATTTGTTCTCATGTTATCAAAACAAATACTTAAAAAGGGAATTTAAAACTAGAAATTTCTAGGTCTGGCTCATCTGTGTTTTCACCTCAATTTAAAAACTTACAGAAAGATAGAATCCAACTGGAGGAATTATTAGATTCAAACAATGtctcactcttttgtgaccccttagactatcccaccagactcctctgtccatgggattctccaggcaagaatactggagtgggttgccattcccttctccaggggatcctcctggaccagggactgaactcacatctcctgcattgcaggcggattctttgccactgagctgcCAAATAATCACATTCAAATCCAACCATCCTCATCCGTTCCCTTTTGAAAACAGTTAGGGAGTCCGCGCTCCCCTCCAGAGGTAGCTACGCGGCGTGAGGAGTTAGGGAGGGCCCGCAGATACATACATGTTATTATCCCAGGAAGAGCTTATGACAGTGGCGTCTCCTGGTAAAAGTAAACAGGATGATAAAGCCTGAAATACAAGTGACTCACCATtaataatttacaaaaattaaatgaCTCCTTAATGTGATAAAACTATCTGACAAGTTCCCCCCAAATTTAATCCCCAATTCTGGTTATGTTGGCCTTCCTCATATTCATGAAGTTTCTCTTCATTTGGCTAATTCCAGATGCCTCATTTCCTCCCAAaggtagaaaagtgaaagtgtgttgAGTGTGCAAGGACCTAGCGTGATGGTTCTCAGGGGTTCCAGGCGCCCTCACTGCCCTGGGCTGAGGGACCCCTACTTACATCAGAGTCTGTGGGGTGCAGGTAGGGACTGTCTTCAAGAATCCCAACACCCACTTTGGGTTACAGACTCAGGTGgggaaggaaaacttccaaaatCTTTAGGGAATTTCAAAATCTTTTGGATGCTTTAcatcaacaataaaaagtgtgtgtgcctttttttttttcagaagaactGACTTTCTAGTATTAAATATCAACTTAGAAATGCATTAAAAGTTATATAAGTAGCACATATACATTTAGTCTGACAGTTCCAAAAAAGGCATGATCTGTAGAGAATTCTACTGGATAGCAATGTAAGCTTTCTAGGCtacaaataaaaccacaataaCATGAGAAAGAGGTAACCTGAAAAAATTCCTAATTTACAAGGCATCTACCTAAGGCATTCTGTAGCTAccacacagaaataaacccaattATCTGGGAAGAAACAAatgtcacgtgtgtgtgtgtgtatagcaaaCTGCTCCATGAATTTCCACCATAACACTGATGCAAAATGGAAATGAACTCAACTCACCATATTTGAGAATGATATGCTTCTCTGTAGCATCCTGGATTCCTTGGAAAACATCTTCAAGGTGGAATctaatttaacaacaacaaaacaaatgcaTCAGAAAGGTTTCCTGACCCTTAGACAGGACCAGCACACGTCAAGGTAATGGGCAAGGTGACCAAGGGCTGGGTCCCACGAGGACTCTCTAGTCTGTGAAGTTCTATGACCTATGGCGCCATGACAAGGAGGTCAACTCAGAGCCATGACCAAAGGCAGAGTTAAACCTAATAACTGATAAGACTCTAAAGTTACAcatgaggaaaagaggaaaatattaaagaaaaccaaaagatcTTGGCAATGtaaggtttgtttttgttttttttaagtagccACATTATAGAGTGATGTactgctggcttcccaggtggctcagtggtaaagaatctgcctgccaatgcaggagaccccagtttgatccctgggttgggaagatcctctggaggaggaaatggcaacccactcc contains these protein-coding regions:
- the SDCBP gene encoding syntenin-1 isoform X1, with translation MSLYPSLEDLKVDKVIKAQTAFSANPANPAILSEASAPVSQDGNLYPKLYPELSQYMGLSLNEEEIRANMALVPGAPSHGQLVARPSSMDHMVAPVTGGDTGIRRAEIKQGIREVILCKDQDGKIGLRLKSIDNGIFVQLVQANSPSSLVGLRFGDQVLQINGENCAGWSSDRAHKVLKQAFGEKITMTIRDRPFERTITMHKDSTGHVGFVFKNGKITSIVKDSSAARNGLLTEHNICEVNGQNVIGLKDSQIADILSTAGNIVTITIMPAFIFEHIIKRMAPSIMKSLMDHTIPEV
- the SDCBP gene encoding syntenin-1 isoform X3, giving the protein MSLYPSLEDLKAQTAFSANPANPAILSEASAPVSQDGNLYPKLYPELSQYMGLSLNEEEIRANMALVPGAPSHGQLVARPSSMDHMVAPVTGGDTGIRRAEIKQGIREVILCKDQDGKIGLRLKSIDNGIFVQLVQANSPSSLVGLRFGDQVLQINGENCAGWSSDRAHKVLKQAFGEKITMTIRDRPFERTITMHKDSTGHVGFVFKNGKITSIVKDSSAARNGLLTEHNICEVNGQNVIGLKDSQIADILSTAGNIVTITIMPAFIFEHIIKRMAPSIMKSLMDHTIPEV
- the SDCBP gene encoding syntenin-1 isoform X2, giving the protein MSLYPSLEDLKVDKVIKAQTAFSANPANPAILSEASAPVSQDGNLYPKLYPELSQYMGLSLNEEEIRANMALVPGAPSHGLVARPSSMDHMVAPVTGGDTGIRRAEIKQGIREVILCKDQDGKIGLRLKSIDNGIFVQLVQANSPSSLVGLRFGDQVLQINGENCAGWSSDRAHKVLKQAFGEKITMTIRDRPFERTITMHKDSTGHVGFVFKNGKITSIVKDSSAARNGLLTEHNICEVNGQNVIGLKDSQIADILSTAGNIVTITIMPAFIFEHIIKRMAPSIMKSLMDHTIPEV